In Candidatus Methylomirabilota bacterium, the sequence GGCGGCGGGCGCATCGAGGTGCTGGAACCACGGGGGGATGTCGGCTTCGTCCACCGCTTCCTGACTCAGCGGGGGCCCGGCATCCACCACGTGACCTTCAAGGTCCCGAGCCTCCGCGATGCGTGCCGGCGTGCCGAGTCCCTCGGCTACGACATCGTCGGGCTCGATGAATCCCGACCGGACTGGAAGGAGGCCTTCCTCCACCCCAAGCAGGCGCTCGGCATCGTGGTCCAGCTCGCCGAGGAGTCCCGGGCGGGCGAGTCGCCGCAAGGCGCCACGGCTCCCCCGGGACCCGGGAGCCCGCCGCCAGCCGTCCGGATCCTGGGGCTCCGGTTGCGGGCGCGCGCCCCTGATCGGGCACGGGTGCAGTGGGCCGGGGTCGTCCAGGGCGAGGAGCGCACGGGGGAGCCCGAGAATGGCGCGCTGGTCTACCGCTGGCCGGGCTCTCCGATGCGGATCGTCGTCGACATCGACCCGGCCGCCGACGAGGGCCCCGTCGCCGTGGAGTTCACCGCCGATCGGCCGGTCCGCTGGCCCGCCGGATCGCACCCGGCGCTGCACGGCATCCTCGCCGGGCGCGAACGCTGAGGGCGCGCGCGGTCAGCCGCCCGACCGCGCTCGGGCCAGCCCGGCTTCGAGGCGCGTGAGTCCCTCGGTGAGCGCGGCCTCCGAGGAGGCGTAGGAGAGCCGCAGGAAGCCCGCCGAGCGGGGCCCGAACGCCTCGCCGGGCGAGACGACGACGCCGTGATCGAAGAGGAGCCGCTCGGCGAGCGTCCGGGTGTCGGTCGTGATCGCGCGGACGTCGGGAAACACGTAGAAGGCCCCGTCGGGTCGGGGGCAGCGGACGCCGGGAATCCGGTTGAGCCGCTCCACCACGAGATCCCGCCGGCGCTCGTAGGCCTGTCGCATCGACTCCACGCAGTCCTGCGGCCCGGTAAGCGCGGTCAGCGCCGCCCGCTGGGTGGCGGCGTTCACGCAGGAGGCCACCTGCTCCTGCACCGTGGCCATGACCTGGAGCATCGGAGCCGGCCCCGCGAGGTACCCGATGCGCCAGCCGGTCATCGCGTACTCCTTCGAGAAGGAGTAGATCGAGACCGTCCGCTCGGCGAGCGCCGGGAACGACGCCGGGCTCACGTGGCGGACGTCGCCATAGACGAGCGCCTCGTAGGCTTCGTCGGACACGAGGAGCAGGTCGCGCCGGACCGCGAGATCCCCGATGGCGTGGAGGAGGTCGCGCGGGAAGACGGCGCCGGTCGGATTGCCGGGACTGTTGATGAGGATCGCCCGGGTCCGCGGGGTGATGGCCGCCTCCAGCGCCTCCACGGCCGGCAGATAGCCGCGCCCGGGGTCGGCCGGCACCCACACGGGCACGCCGCCGGCCAGCGTGATCTGGGAGGGATAGTTGCAGTAGCAGGGATCGGTGAGGATCACCTCGTCGCCGGGATCGATCCCGACCAGAAACGTCAGCATGAGCGCCTGCATCGCCCCGACCGTGACGAACACCTGGGTGGCCGGGTCGACCTCGACGCCGTTCACCTTCCGGAGCTTCTGCGCGATCGCGTCCCGTAGCTCGCGGTAGCCGGCGTTGGGGGAGTAGCGCGTGTAGCCCTCCCGGAGCGCCGCCTGGCCCGCCTCGACGATGTGCGGCGGCGTGGGGAAGTCCGGCTCGCCGACGGCGAGGCTGATCGCCCCCGGCACGTCCTGGGCCGAGTCGTACATGTGCCGGATCAGCGAGGGCGGTACGCGTCCGGCTCGGCTCCCGGCCCTGTCGCGCGGCATGATGGTCTGAACCCCTCAGATGGCGGCGATCACCGCGATCTCGACCAGGTAGCCGGGGCGGGCCAGGCGCGCCTCCACGGTCGCCCGGGCGGGCGTGTTGGCGGGGTCGACCCAGGCGTCCCAGGCCGCGTTCATGTCGTCGTAGGTGCCCATGTTGGCCAGCCACACGGTGGCCGAGAGGAGCTTCGTCTTGTGGCTCCCGGTGGCGGCCAGCACGGCGTCGATCTTCTTCAGGACCTGCTCGGTCTGGCCCTTGGCGCCGGCCGACGGATCGTCCGCGACCTGCCCGGCGAGGTAGACCGTGTTGCCGTGGACGACCGCCTGGCTGAGACGTGGCCCGACCTTGTGACGCGTGACGCTCATCGTGTCTCCCCCCTGTTCGAGGTGAACGGGCTGGTCATCAGAACTCGATCCGCTGGCCCTGTCGCGCCACGATGAATCGTACTCCCAAATCGTTGAGCTCGCCCAGCTGTTTGGCGATGCGATCGCGGGTGATCGGCCCTCGTTCGAGGACCGGCTTCACGTGAGTCACCACGACCACGAGATCCCGCAGAGCGTGCCCGCTGGGCGAGGGACCGGCGAGCTCGGCCAGCCGGCGGAGCTCCCGCAGCGCCCAGGTCGGCGTGAGGTGGCCGAAGAGAAGCGTATCGGGCCGGCCCTCGGGATACGAGGTCTCCAGGAAGATCCCGCGGAGCCGTCGATCGCGCACGAGCGGCGCGACCCGCGCCCACACCGCGGCCATCCGGTCGCTGCGCTCCACGGCGTCCGGCCCCGTGTCCCCGAGGTACAGCACGTAACTCTCGCCGGCGCGCAGCAGAAACGCCGTGGAGACGTCGCCGCCGTGGCTGAGGGGGAAGGCCTCGACGGTCAGGCCGGTGCCGGCGATCGGGTGCTCCTGGCCGGGGCTGAGCCGGACGTACCGGTACTTCTTGAGCGGCGTCCCCTCCCCTTCGTCGGCGAAGTTCGGCCAGACCTTCCAGTTGAACAGGTGATCCCGGATCCGATCGATGGTGGCGGTGAGGCCGAGGATCTCCTTGCTGGCGTCCTCCGGTGAATCGATGACGAGGCCCGCTACGTGATCCAGATGGGCATGGGAGACGAGGTAGGCCTTGACGGCATGCCGGAGGATCCAGCCCTCGGCGGCCAGCGGCGAGTCGAGCGGAGGCCGAACCGACCCGAAGCTTCCGAGGGCGTGTGCCCGCCGGATGCCCGAGAGCAGCGTCCCGGCGTCCAGCGCGACGAAGTCGCCCGAGCCGGCCGGCGCCAGCAGGTACGCCGACAGATCGTCCTGGCTCGGCCCTCCTCCGGCGCCGAGCACGACCGTCACGAAGCGCGGGGCCGGACGCTCGGCCATCCCGCCCGCGACCGCCCAGGTCGCGAGGGCGAGCAACCCGACGGCGAGCAGCCACCACCCGGCCCCCCAGCGAACGGAGTGACCCGGCAGCGTGGCCCGAACGTGCGCCGCTTCGAGCAGCGCTCCGAGCGGCGGCTGTGCCGCCGCAACCGAGAGGGGGGGCATCGGGGGGGTCTTCCGAGACCCCCCCGAAGAGCTACCGATCAAGGAACAGGCCCCCGCTCAGGTTCAAGTTGGCGCCGGTGACGTAGCTCGCCTCGTCGGAGGCGAGGAAGACGGTGGCCGCCGCGACTTCCTCCGGAGTGCCCTCGCGGCCGAGGGGGATCCGGAGGCCCGGCAGCGTGCCGCCGGCGGTGTCGCCCATGTCGGTGGTGATGAGGCCCGGCGCCAGGGCGTTGACGCGGATGCCCTGCGGCGCCAGCTCCCTCGCCAGCGAGCGCGTGATCGAGACCAGCCCGGCCTTGGAGGCGGCGTAGTGGGCGCAGGGATTGAGGCCACCGCTCCAGGCCGCGTCGGAGGCCACGTTGACGATGACGCCACCGCGCCCGGCCATCGCCCGCGCCGCCGCCTGGGCGCAGAAGAAGGCGCCCTTGAGGTTGACGTCGAGCAGGCGGTCCCAGTCGCCCTCCTCGAGATCGAGGACGGGCTTCCGCTGGAAGAGGCCCGCATTGTTGACCAGCACGTCGAGCCGCCCGAAGGCGGCCACCGCCGCTGCCACCACCGAGCGGGCCTGGTCCACGCGGCCGAGGTCGGCGGCATGCCAGACGGCTCGGCGGCCGAGCGCGGCGATCTCGGCGCAGACCGCCCGGCCCGCGGCCGCGTCGCGGCCGTTCACCAGCACGTCGGCCCCTTCGCGCGCGAAGGCGAGCGCGATCGCCCGTCCGATGCCGCGGGTCGCCCCGGTCACCGCCGTCGCCTTGCCCTGGAGCCGCATGGTCTCTCCCCGTGATCGGCCGCCCCGGGGCCGGCCGGCTCCGCCCTACAGTCGGGCGAGGACGGAGCCGGCCAGCTCGCCCATCAGGTCGTCGAACGCCGCGACCGTCTCGGCCACGTCGGCCTCGCTGTGCGCCGCGCTGGTGACGCCCCCGGTGTAGCTCATGAGGTCCACCCCGCGCACGCGCAGGCCGTTCTGAATGGCCGAGACGACGGGACCCGGGATCGACTTCAAGGTGGCGGCGTCCAGCGTGCGGAGCCCGTCGCGCGAGCGGCCACGGCCCGGCGCCCCTTCCAGGTAGATGTGGAAGGTGGAGGCCTCGCCGTAGACGTAGCCCGCGATCCCCCGGCGCTCGAGGACGGCGTCGAGCCCCTGGCGCAGTCCGGCCGCGATGCGATCGGCGTGCCGCTGGGGCTCCCCCGTCGCGACGATCGGCAGGCAGGCCAGCGCGGCCCCTGCCGAGACCGGGTTCGCGTTGAAGGTCCCGAGGTGGAGGACCCGCTCGTAGCGATCGTGCCGGGCTTCCCCGCGGATCGTCAGCAGGTCCATCACCTCCGCCCGGCCGCAGACCGCAGCGCCTGGCATCCCGCCGGCGATCACCTTGGCGTGAGTCGAGAGGTCGGGCGTCACGCCGTAACGCTCCTGGGCGCCGCCGGGTGCCCAGCGAAATCCCGTGATCACCTCGTCGAAGACGAGCAGGACGTCGTGACGGCTCGCGAGCTCGCGGACGCCCTCCAGGAAGCCCGGCCGCAGCGGCACCGTCCCCCACGACGCGCCGGACGGCTCGAGGATGATCGCCGCGATGTCCCGATCGTCGCGGAGCGTCTCGGCGAGGCGGTCGAGGTCGTTGGCCGGGATCATCACCGAGCCGAGCGCCGTCCCCGGGGCGAGCCCCCGGCTGGGCGAGACGTCGAAGGGATAGGCGAACCCCGAGACCAGGTCGTCGTGCCAGCCGTGGAAGTGTCCCTCGAACCGCAGCAGCTTCCCCCGCCCGGTGAAGGCCCGACCGAGCCGGGCGGCCAGCATGTTGGCCTCGCTTCCCGAGTTCACGAAGCGCACCCGCGCGGCGCACGGGACGAGTCGCGCGATCGCCTCGGCCCACTCGACCTGCGCCGGGTGATCGTTCCCGAAGTGCGTCCCCCGGCCCACCGCCTCGCGCACCGCCGCCACGATGGCCGGATGGGCGTGCCCGAGGAGAAGGGCGGCATTGCCCAGGCCGTAGTCGATGTAGCGGTGACCGTCCACGTCCCACTTGTAGGCCCCCTGCCCATGGGTGATGCAGGTCGGGACGGGACTCTGATGCCGGAGGTCGTGCCCCACGCCGCCAGCCACGGTAGCGCGCGCCCGCGCATACCAGGCCGCCGACTCGGGCCGCGTGGCCACCAATCGCTCGCTGACGTCCTGGCTGATCATGGAGGGCCTCCTTCGACCTGCCGGCGATCCCGCTCGACGGTTCACGCGCCCGCGCTCCGGACCTCGGAGCGGCATCCGAGAGGGTAGCACGGCGCCGCCGCTTTCGGGACGCAACCGCGAGCCCTTCGTCGGGTCCGCGGTGACACGACGGGGCCGGCGTGCTACACTGCTGGCCGCATCCTATTCCCTTCCAGCGAGGACGACGATGACCGACGCGATCCGGATCAACCGCGCCCCCACCAAGAAGCCCAGGCCCAAGGACCACGAGCTCGGCTTCGGCACGGTCTTCACCGACCACATGTTCGTGGCCGACTTCCAGGAGGAGAAGGGCTGGTACGATCCTCGGATCGAGCCCTACGGCCCGCTCTCCCTGGATCCGGCGACGGCCGTGCTCCATTACGCCCAGGGCATCTTCGATGGGCTGAAGGCCTTCCGGGGCCAGGACGGCAAGGTGCGCCTCTTCCGCCCTCAGAAGCACGTCGAGCGCCTGAACAACTCGGCGCGCCGGATGTGCATCCCGCAAATGGACCCGGAGTTCGCGCTCCGGTCGCTGGTCGAGCTGGTCCGGCTGGAGAAGGACTGGGTGCCGTCGAGCCTCGGCACCGCGCTCTACGTCCGGCCCGTCATCATCGCGTCCGAGGCCTTCCTGGGGGTGCGGCCGGCCAAGTCGTACATCTACTACGTGATCCTGTCGCCGGTCGGCGCCTACTACCCCGAGGGCATCAACCCGGTGAAGATCCTGGTCGAGGACACGCACGCCCGCGCCATCCACGGCGTGGGGGAAGCGAAGACGGGCGGCAACTACGCGGCGAGCCTCTACGCGGCCGAGGAGGCCCACCAGGCCGGCTTCACGCAGGTCCTGTGGCTCGACGCCCAGCACCGCAAGTACGTCGACGAGGTCGGGACCATGAACATCATGTTCCGGCTCGGCGACGAGGTGATCACGCCGCCTCTCGGCGGCACCATCCTCCCCGGCGTGACCCGCGACTCGGTCCTCACCCTGATGCGGGAGTGGGGATTCAAGGTCGCCGAGCGGCAGATCACGATCGACGAGGTCGTGGGGGCCGCTCGGGGCGGGACGCTCCGGGAAGCCTGGGGCACCGGGACCGCCGCCGTCATCTCACCCGTCGGAGAGCTCGCCTACAAGGGGGAGCGGCTGGTGATCAACGGGGGGCGGATCGGCGAGCTCACCCAGCGCCTCTACCAGGCCATCGTCGACATCCAGTACGCCCGGGTCCCCGACAAGCGCGGCTGGACGCTGGAGGTCTAGGTCATGGGAGGGGGCCTCGACGGCCCCTCCTAGGCCCACCCCCAGGGGTTGCGGCGGCAAAGCCGCCGCTCGGACGCTACTCGACGCATTCGGTGATCGGCGTCATCGGCCGCCGACCACTCGGACACGCTCCTGGGCTAAACCGGATCATTCGCGAGGCATGGCATCGACGGCGAGGGCTACACCCTCGCCACGTCGCGACGGGCAAGCGCGGCGAGGTACGCCTCGAGCGCGGCCGCCTCACCCGGGCTGAGGCGCGCCTCACCGAACCGGACGCGTTCGTAGGCGGCGGTCAGCGCCGCGAACCCCTCCGCGCAGGCCGGGGCGCCTCGTGCGACCCGCGCCGCGAACTCCCGGGCCGTCTCGCTCGGCTCCGGGCGCAGACCCCGCCGGCGGAGGGCGCGCAGCGCCCGCTCGTAGAAGCGTGGCAGGCGGATCCCGGCCCGCGGGGTCCGTCCCGGGAGCTCCCACCGCCAGACCCACGCGATCAGCCCACCCACCAGGACCACGACCCCCGACCACGCGAGCCCCGGCCCGCGCGCCCACTCGCGGGCGGCGGCGAGCGAAGGCCCCCAGGTGGCCTGCCGCCGGATCGAGGCCGCGGCCTCCATCTGATCACGAAGGCTCCAGTTGATGACGTAGCGCTGCCAGCGCATCCGCAGCGCATCGAGGTAGAGCCGTGCCGTCTCGAAGGCCCACTCCGCCCCCGCGTCGCCCCGGG encodes:
- a CDS encoding VOC family protein translates to MASPSIVFDHIAIALERIAEASPVLVGALGGVLEGSRAARDFSWACWRFAGGGRIEVLEPRGDVGFVHRFLTQRGPGIHHVTFKVPSLRDACRRAESLGYDIVGLDESRPDWKEAFLHPKQALGIVVQLAEESRAGESPQGATAPPGPGSPPPAVRILGLRLRARAPDRARVQWAGVVQGEERTGEPENGALVYRWPGSPMRIVVDIDPAADEGPVAVEFTADRPVRWPAGSHPALHGILAGRER
- a CDS encoding pyridoxal phosphate-dependent aminotransferase, translated to MPRDRAGSRAGRVPPSLIRHMYDSAQDVPGAISLAVGEPDFPTPPHIVEAGQAALREGYTRYSPNAGYRELRDAIAQKLRKVNGVEVDPATQVFVTVGAMQALMLTFLVGIDPGDEVILTDPCYCNYPSQITLAGGVPVWVPADPGRGYLPAVEALEAAITPRTRAILINSPGNPTGAVFPRDLLHAIGDLAVRRDLLLVSDEAYEALVYGDVRHVSPASFPALAERTVSIYSFSKEYAMTGWRIGYLAGPAPMLQVMATVQEQVASCVNAATQRAALTALTGPQDCVESMRQAYERRRDLVVERLNRIPGVRCPRPDGAFYVFPDVRAITTDTRTLAERLLFDHGVVVSPGEAFGPRSAGFLRLSYASSEAALTEGLTRLEAGLARARSGG
- a CDS encoding 3',5'-cyclic-nucleotide phosphodiesterase, which produces MPPLSVAAAQPPLGALLEAAHVRATLPGHSVRWGAGWWLLAVGLLALATWAVAGGMAERPAPRFVTVVLGAGGGPSQDDLSAYLLAPAGSGDFVALDAGTLLSGIRRAHALGSFGSVRPPLDSPLAAEGWILRHAVKAYLVSHAHLDHVAGLVIDSPEDASKEILGLTATIDRIRDHLFNWKVWPNFADEGEGTPLKKYRYVRLSPGQEHPIAGTGLTVEAFPLSHGGDVSTAFLLRAGESYVLYLGDTGPDAVERSDRMAAVWARVAPLVRDRRLRGIFLETSYPEGRPDTLLFGHLTPTWALRELRRLAELAGPSPSGHALRDLVVVVTHVKPVLERGPITRDRIAKQLGELNDLGVRFIVARQGQRIEF
- a CDS encoding branched-chain amino acid aminotransferase; this translates as MTDAIRINRAPTKKPRPKDHELGFGTVFTDHMFVADFQEEKGWYDPRIEPYGPLSLDPATAVLHYAQGIFDGLKAFRGQDGKVRLFRPQKHVERLNNSARRMCIPQMDPEFALRSLVELVRLEKDWVPSSLGTALYVRPVIIASEAFLGVRPAKSYIYYVILSPVGAYYPEGINPVKILVEDTHARAIHGVGEAKTGGNYAASLYAAEEAHQAGFTQVLWLDAQHRKYVDEVGTMNIMFRLGDEVITPPLGGTILPGVTRDSVLTLMREWGFKVAERQITIDEVVGAARGGTLREAWGTGTAAVISPVGELAYKGERLVINGGRIGELTQRLYQAIVDIQYARVPDKRGWTLEV
- a CDS encoding RidA family protein codes for the protein MSVTRHKVGPRLSQAVVHGNTVYLAGQVADDPSAGAKGQTEQVLKKIDAVLAATGSHKTKLLSATVWLANMGTYDDMNAAWDAWVDPANTPARATVEARLARPGYLVEIAVIAAI
- a CDS encoding glucose 1-dehydrogenase codes for the protein MRLQGKATAVTGATRGIGRAIALAFAREGADVLVNGRDAAAGRAVCAEIAALGRRAVWHAADLGRVDQARSVVAAAVAAFGRLDVLVNNAGLFQRKPVLDLEEGDWDRLLDVNLKGAFFCAQAAARAMAGRGGVIVNVASDAAWSGGLNPCAHYAASKAGLVSITRSLARELAPQGIRVNALAPGLITTDMGDTAGGTLPGLRIPLGREGTPEEVAAATVFLASDEASYVTGANLNLSGGLFLDR
- a CDS encoding aspartate aminotransferase family protein; the protein is MISQDVSERLVATRPESAAWYARARATVAGGVGHDLRHQSPVPTCITHGQGAYKWDVDGHRYIDYGLGNAALLLGHAHPAIVAAVREAVGRGTHFGNDHPAQVEWAEAIARLVPCAARVRFVNSGSEANMLAARLGRAFTGRGKLLRFEGHFHGWHDDLVSGFAYPFDVSPSRGLAPGTALGSVMIPANDLDRLAETLRDDRDIAAIILEPSGASWGTVPLRPGFLEGVRELASRHDVLLVFDEVITGFRWAPGGAQERYGVTPDLSTHAKVIAGGMPGAAVCGRAEVMDLLTIRGEARHDRYERVLHLGTFNANPVSAGAALACLPIVATGEPQRHADRIAAGLRQGLDAVLERRGIAGYVYGEASTFHIYLEGAPGRGRSRDGLRTLDAATLKSIPGPVVSAIQNGLRVRGVDLMSYTGGVTSAAHSEADVAETVAAFDDLMGELAGSVLARL